The nucleotide window ATGATCCAACTCGCCCGGTTAGTGGATGGTCCTGCTCGCGAACTGAGGCAGAAAGTCGAACAACATTATGACGAGCCGCTTCGGCAAGCATACGCTCGCATTGCCGATGCCCGGTTCGCCACGCTCGGCGCCACCGGCTATCCCGACGCCACCTTCACGCTGCGGCTCGCATTCGGAACGGTGAAGGGTTACGAGGAGGACGGTAAGAAGATCGCCCCGTACACCGTCGTCGGCGGAGCTTACGAACATGCGAAGGAGCATGGCGATCGGCCGCCGTTCCAATTGCCGACAAGCTGGATCAAGGCGAAGGAGCAGCTCGATCTGAAGACGCCGATGAACTTCGTCAGCACCGCGGACATCATCGGCGGCAACTCGGGAAGCCCGGTTGTCAACAGGGCCGGCGAGTTCGTCGGCATCATCTTCGACGGCAACATCCAGTCGCTTGTGGGCGACTATGCCTACAGCGATGTGCAGGCCCGGGCGTTGTCTGTCGATTCGCGTGCGATCATCGAGAGCCTGCGCTCCATCTATGATGCCGAGCACCTGGTCAAGGAGCTCCTGCCGTAAGCGAACGGCGCATTGACTCTCTTCAAGGCCCCCAGGGAAATCGGGGGCCTTTTTTGCGTCCGGAGTTACGGACCGGCCCGGCCGCCCATCGTGAATGCCACAGGCGAGGAGCCCTCTCCCGGATCAGGCTTTCGCGGCGCCGCTGAGAAGGGCTTCTTCCGCAGCAGTGAGCACTCCGATGAATTCTTCCGGCGTGGTCGCGTGGAGAAGGGCGTCGCGTGTCGTGGCTGACTTTAGGACCTTGCAGAGAGAACTCACCACCATCAGGTAATCGCCTGGGTTTGACTTCGGCGTACCAAGGACAAAAAGCAGCCGAACGGTCTCGTTACTGTTCTCAAACAGCACGCCGCCGGAGCTGCGTCCCACCGACATCACCATGCGTTTCACGTGCTCCGTCCGCGCATGAGGGAGGGCGATCTCGTTGCCCAGGCACGTGGTGTCGAGCCGCTCGCGGGCGAGCAATTCCTGGTAAAACGAACCGAAATTCGACACATCCGGGTGGCCGTCGAGCCGGCTTGCCACCTCGTGAATCGCAGCAGTGCGTTTGTCGCTCCTCACTTGAAGCGTCACTCGGGAAGGATCCAGAAGTTTAGACAGACGGCCGGCCATAACGGACAGCCAGAATCACCCCGCAGTTTCGGGGAAGGCAAGGGTGGAAATGCGGGAAGTGTGTCGTTCCTGAAGAATTTTTCAGAGCATCAGGAGGTGCCCTGGGCTTCTGTCTGTTCCTCGGTCTCCACAATGCGCGCGACACTCATCAGCTTGTCACCCTCGGCGAGCGTCAGGAGCTTGACTCCCTTCGCGCCGCGACCGGTTTCGCGAATCTCGCGGACGCGGGTGCGCACGCTCTGGCCCTTGACCGTGAGGAACATGACCTCGTCGTCCTCATGGACGCTGAGTGCGCCCGCGACTTTGACCGAGCCATCCTCCGGCAGGTCGATGGCGATCACGCCACCGGCTCCGCGCCGAGTCAGTCGGTATTCGCCGAAGGCCGTGCGCTTGCCGATGCCGTCTTCACGAGCGACCAGAAGCCTGCTGTTGGAGTCGCACACCTCGATTGCCTGGAGGTAGTCGCCCGAGTACTTGAAGCGCATGCCCGTGACGCCCGTGGTGTTGCGACCCATTGCGCGCAGCCCTTCCGGCTGTGCGGCGGCATCCGCCTCGATTGGCGCATTTGTATCGCCTGCCTCAGCCTGGACTGCTGAGACGCCCTCGAAGAATCGCACTGCCTGGCCCTGGTGAGAAACGAGGATGATTTCGTTGTCGCCATTTGTAAGCACGCAGCCAACAAGCACATCTCCCTCGACAAGTTTGATTCCCGCGATGCCGCCCTCGCGGGTGGCATTTTCGTATTCCGAGAGGCGCGTTTTCTTAAGCGTGCCGGACTTTGTGGCCATGACCACGAACTTGTCGTCTGCAAAGCCTTGGACGCAGAGCATCGCGGCGATCTTCTCGCCTTCGCTGAGGCGAAGGAAACTTGAGACGCTCTTGCCCTTGGCCGTACGGTTGCCCTCTGGAATGTCGTACACCTTTTTCGCAAGGCATTGGCCGTGGTTGGTGACGAAGAGGATGTAATCGTGGGTGCTTGCGGTAAAGAGACGCTCGACGAAGTCGTCCTCGTATGTTTCAGCGCCGATAATTCCCTTGCCGCCGCGCTTCTGGCTGCGGTATTCGGCGACGGGGGTGCGCTTGATGAACCCGAGATGGGAGACCGTGATGACGCAGCCTTCATTGGGGATGACGTCCTCCATGCGAAACTCACCCACTGCAGCCGTGATCTCCGTCTTGCGCCCGTCTCCGTACTTTTCCTTGAGGGCAAGGATCTCGGTCTTGATGACCTCGCGCAGGCGCCAGTCGTTGGCCAGAATCGCGCGGAGCTCCTCGATCAGCTTCAGGAGTTCGAGGTACTCGGCTTCGATCTTGTCGCGTTCGAGGCCGGTGAGTTGGTACAGGCGAAGCTCGAGGATGGCTTCGGTCTGCCGCTCGGAGAGCGGGTACTTGGCCATCAAGCGCTGTTTCGCGTCCTCCTTGCTTGTGGATGCGCGGATGATGCGGACGAAATCGTCGAGATTATCGAGCGCGATCTTATATCCCTCAAGAATGTGGGCGCGGTCTTCGGCCTGCCTGAGGCGGAACTTAGTACGCCGGGTGATGACGTCGCGTCGGTGGTCGACGTAGCAGTCGATCAACTCGCGGATGTTCATCTGCTTGGGCCGTTTCTTGTCGAGGGCGAGCAGCGTCACGCCAAACGAGCTTTCGAGCGCGGTCTTCTGGAAGAGTTGATTGAGGATCGGAGTCGATTGCTCCCCGCGCTTGAGCTCGATGACGACTCGAGTCTGTTCGTCCGACTCGTCGCGCACATCGCGAATTCCCTCAATCTCCTTTTCCGTGACCAGCTCGGCGATGCGGGTCACAAGGTTGGCGCGATTCACATTGTAGGGAATTTCGGTGATGACGATCTGCTCCCCTGTCTTGTTCTCCTCGGTGTGGGCGCGGCCGCGGATTCGCACGATGCCCTTGCCCGTGGTCAGGTACGAAAGGATGCCCTCGCGGCCCGCGATGACGCCTCCCGTCGGAAAATCAGGTCCCTGAATAATCGAACACAGTTCCTCGACGCTCGTTGACGGTTCATCCAGCACCTTGATGGTGGCGGCGATGATCTCGTGCAGGTTGTGCGGCGGAATGTTGGTCGCCATGCCGACGGCGATGCCTGTCGAACCGTTCATCAACAGGTTCGGAAGGGCGGAGGGGAGGACGGTTGGCTCGGTTGTCGACTCCTTGTAGTTCGGAGCGAAGTCGACGGTGTCTTCCTCGATGTCAGCCAGAAGTTCCTCGGCCACGGCATTGAGTCGGCATTCCGTGTAACGGTAGGCTGCCGGTGGGTCACCGTCGACAGAACCAAAGTTCCCCTGCGGGTCGATCAAGGTGTACCGCATCACCCAGTTTTGCGCGAGGCGAACAAGCGTGTCGTAAACCGAACTGTCGCCGTGGGGGTGATAATTCTTGAGCACTTCACCCACGACACCGGCGCACTTGTCGAAAGCCCGGTTGTGAAGCAGGCCCTCTCGCAGCATGGCGTACAGGATTCGGCGCTGAACGGGCTTGAGGCCATCGCGTGCGTCAGGCAGGGCACGGGAGACAATGACGGACATCGAGTAATCGATGTACGCCGTCTGCATGATGTCCGTAATGTTCGCGGTGGAAGTCTTGTCGGGTGCCATTTATCGGAAGTTCTTAGTCGAATTAAGGGACTAGGGGGAATGGGGGGATTAGGGGGACTAGGGGGATTTATGGGGAACTCGCGTGACGCGGATTTGGTTCTGTTTCTGTCGCTTCAACACCTTGTGAAATCCACCTGATACACCGAATCCATTTAATCCACCTGATCCTCCTAATCTCCTGATCTTTGTCTCGGATTAAACGTCGAGGTATTGCACATTCAGGGCATTGTCTTCGATGAACTGCCGACGGGGCGGAACCTCGTCACCCATCAGGAGCGTGAAGAGCGCATCGGCCTTGGCGGCGTCATTGATTGAAACTTTCAGAAGACGGCGTTTCTCCGGGTCCATGGTCGTCTCAAAGAGCTGTTTCGGATTCATTTCACCGAGACCCTTGTAACGCTGGATGCTGAGGCCCTTGCGACCGAGCGCGCGGATGTGGTGCAGGAGGTCGAGTGGGGACGACAGTTCTGTGCGCGACTCGTTCTTTTGGCCCGGGTTCTCCGTGACGATGAATCTAGGCGTTTCCCCCGCGGAGAAGCGGGCGATGTCGAGACCGGCTCCTGCGAGCACGTGGAGCAGCTTAGTCATCTCCGTGGACTCGAAGATTTCGTGAAGCGTCACCCGTTTCTGGGCGAGCGGGGAGCGCGTGGCGCTAGTAGGCACCCCTTGTTCCGCGCCGTCGGCATCGATGCCGAGCCGCGAGACGAAACCGGCGCGAGCGACTTCGTCGATCAGGAATTCGTGCGACTCCTTGTTGCCTTCGCGAATACGCGCCACGTACCGCGGGAGCGCCAGTGAATTGGCAAGGTGAAGGTCGAGGTACTCGATGAGCGAAGCGCCGTAGCGCGTGACGCCGGCACCCAGTTTCTCGAGGGCCGCCAATGCCTCCACAATCTTGTCCACCTGGGTGGGATCGAAGGTCGTCTGATCGGAGGCCCGCGAGAGGACGACGTCCTCAGATCCAAGTTCGAGCAGAAAGCGGTTCAGCTGCTCGTCGTTATCGACGTACTGCTCGCGCTTCTTGCGTTTGATTTTGTAGAGGGGCGGCTGCGCGATGTACACATAGCCCCGCTCGATCAAGCCGCGCATTTGGCGATAAAGGAAGGTGAGCAGAAGTGTGCGGATGTGGGAGCCGTCGACATCTGCGTCGGTCATGATGATGATCTTGTGGTAACGCGCCTTGTCGACGTTGAAGCCACCGACATTCTCGTCTCCTTCGCCGATCCCCGTCCCGATCGCGGTAATCAGCGTACGGATTTCCTCGTTCGAGAGGACTTTGTCGAGGCGGGCCTTCTCGGTGTTGATGAGTTTTCCGCGCAGCGGGAGAATTGCCTGGAAGCGGCGATCGCGGCCTTGCTTTGCCGAGCCGCCGGCGGAGTCGCCTTCCACAATGTACAGTTCGCCCAAGGCGGGATCGCGTTCCGAGCAGTCTGCGAGTTTGCCCGGCAGGCCACCACCGGATAGCGCGCCCTTGCGAACCGTTTCGCGAGCCTTGCGTGCAGCTTCGCGGGCGCGTGCCGCGTTGAGCGTCTTGTCGATGATGCGTTTCCCGATGGCTGTGTTTGCCTCCAGGAAGAACCTCAGTTTTTCGCCGACGATCTTTTGGACAATGCCGTCGACCTCTCCATTCGAGAGCTTCGTCTTTGTCTGCCCTTCAAAACGCGGCTCGGGAACTTTCACCGAGATGACAGCGACCAGTCCTTCGCGGACATCTTCGCCGGTGATTGCCGGGTCCTTCTCCTTAAGCAGGTTGTTGGTCTTTGCGAAATTATTGATGACGCGTGTCAGCGCGGTACGGAACCCGGACAAGTGTGTGCCGCCCTCAATGTTGAAGATGGAGTTGGCGTAGGCGAAGACCTGGTCGTTATAGCTGTCGTTGTACTGCATCGCGACATCGACCGAGATCGGGGGCTTCGACGGATCGACCTCGTTGGGAACGACGTCGCTGAAGGAGATGGGCTTGTCGTGGACGATGTTTTTGTTCGTGTTGAGGAAGCGCACGAACTCCACGATGCCGTCTTTGAAGAAGAAGGATTCGCTTTTCTGGGACCGCTCGTCCGCGAGTTCGATCTTGATTCCAGGATTGAGGAAGGCGAGTTCGCGCAGGCGCTTGGCGAGGATCTCGTACTGAAACGCGCGGGTGGTCTGGAAAATCTCAGGGTCCGGTTTGAATGAGATCTTCGTTCCCGTCTTTTTGGTGTCCCCGATTATGGTCATTTTCTGCGTGGTGAGGCCCTGCGCAAAGCGCATCTGGTACACCTTGCCGTTGCGGCGGACCTCCGCCTCAAACCACTCCGAAACTGCGTTTACGCACTTGGCACCGACGCCGTGGAGGCCGCCCGAGACCTGGTAGGCCCCCTTGCCGAATTTACCCCCGGCGTGCAGGTTGGTGAGCACCAACTCAAGTGCCGGAATGTTATACTTCGGGTGAATGTCGACAGGGATACCGCGACCATCGTCCTCAACCGAACACGACCCATCGAGGTGGATCGCAACTTTCACCCCCTTGGCGTGCCCGGCCAGCGCTTCGTCTATGCAGTTGTCGACGAGTTCGAAGACGCAGTGGTGAAGGCCGCGTTCGTTCGTATCGCCAATATACATATCTGGCCGTTTACGAACACCTTCCAAGCCCTCCAGCTTCTCGATTTTTGAAGCATTATAGTCGGCGTCGCCGGCGGTTTGAGGCGCCGGATTTTGCGGGTCGATAGGATCAGACATGTAGCGAAGAACGGGGTGGGTTTTGTAAGGCAAAATTCCATCGGATTTCGGGGGCATCCGCAAAGGTTTTCTCGCCTCGGCGACGGACTTTTTTAGCCCCGGATCAGGTGTGTTTCCTGCCTAATTTTAGGTTGCTAACCTAAGATAGCAACAAAAGGCTTCCCGCATGAAGTTATCGGTCAAGGTGGACTATGCTTGTCGCGTGCTTGCGCAGCTTGCGCGGCAGCGAGGAGCAGAGGAGCTGGCGCACATTGAAGATCTGGCCCGCATTGAGGCTGTGCCGGCAAATTATCTGGTCCAGATCCTGAGCGAGCTTCGCAACGGAGGCCTGATCACGTCCAGGCGCGGCAAACAAGGTGGCTACGCCCTGGCTCGCTCGCCGGACGAAATCACCCTGCTCGATATCGTCCGTGTCATTGAAGGAGAGTTGCTGGAGATCACTCCGGTTGGCGAAGGCCAGTCGGCTCGACGCGTGAACCAGGTCTGGCAGGACGTGCGCCAATCGCTGGAGGAAAAGGCAAAGTCGATCACACTCGATCGCATAGCCGTGAGGAATAACGAGGAGATGTATTATATTTGAGGCCGCTAACGCGGCCGCAAGGCCAAGCCGCTAGGCAAAGACGACAAGGCTGAGCCAGCAAGGCGAGGCCGCCCCCCTGCTTGGTCATGCTGGCTCGTCGTGAAGACTCTGCTTCCACTCTTTCCTTCTGGATGCAAATAACCACACTACGCTTATGCGACACCCCGCGTTGGAAGCGTTGCTCATTCTTCAGGATCGCGATACCAAGCGATTGGGCCTGGTTGCCCAGCTCCAAGCGGTGCCGAGGGACGTCGCCACGGTGGAGCAAAAAATAACCTCGGAGAAGGCCGCGATTGAGACGGCGAAAGCCGAGTGGCAGGGCCTTGAGGCAAAAAAGAAAGCACTCGAGAACGAGATCGGCTCCGCAGAGCAAAAGCTTGCAAAATACAAGACGCAGCAGGCGTCCGTGCGGAAGAATGACGAGTACCAAGCCCTCGGCCACGAGATTGATACGACTCAGGCGGCCATTGCCGCTTTTGAGGAACAGGAGCTCGGCATCATGTACCAGATTGACGAGGCGAAGAAACGGTTCGCCGCGGCCGAGGCAGAACTCAAGAAGAACATCTCCGGCCACGAGGCAAAGCTGAAGGCGTTGCGTGAGCGGGAAGGCAATTTGAAGGCTGAGCTAAAGGGGGCGGAGGATGAAGTCGCCAAGGCGCGTGCCCCCCTGCCCGAACCTGTTGTGCGTCAGTACGACCGCATCGGCTTGCGCACGCAGCCTGTGGTAACCGCCCTGCGGGGAGGAAAATGCACCGGATGCCACCTGAAGGTTTCGTCCGAGGTCGAGTCGGATTCCCGCAAGGGCGAAAAGCTCGCGACCTGCGACCAGTGCGGGCGTATTGTGTGGTTTGATCTTTGACCCAGGGACGGCCTTCTCGCCTTCCTCCATGCTTGCGGCGCGTTTCGCAGCATGCGAGGGTGGTACTGCTTCGGGGCCGATCGTCGCTCCGTGTTCTTTGATCCCAAGGTGCGGTGAAAGCCGCGCCCGTTATCCACGGAGAGGAAAGTCCGGACACCCCAGGGCAGGATTCCCGTCGAGAAACGTTGTCGCGCCGTGCCGGTTCGCCGCACGGACACGCTTCTGCTCAAGACGGGGCCGGTCGGGTCAATCCCGATCGGACGGATAGTGTCACAGAAAATATGTAGCCCTTCGGCTGCCTTTCGGGGCGGCTCAGGGTAATAGTGAAAAGGTGGGGTAAGAGCCCACCGCGCCGCGCCGCAAGGACGGCGGCACGAAAAACCCAATCCGGTGCAAGGCAAAATAGGCGGCTGGACGGCCCGTCCAATAGCCGCGGGTATGCTGCATCCCAAAAGGAAGGTCGCGCAAGTGACCTAGAGAAATGACGATCCCGCGCCGCAAGGCGTGCTGACAGAATCCGGCTTACGGCCCCGAAGCATTTTTGCGGCATAGGCCAAGCCGCTAGGCGGAGCCGCGGGAGGGGGCTGTGTTTTGCAGCTTTTGATACAGCGCCGCAAGTCGTGGGGTCGCGACGCCCGCCGCTTTGGCCGCACGCAGAGGCTCACCCCAGATCGACTCGACCTCAACTTCACGCCCGGCCAGGTAGTCGATGAGGCTCGACGGCTTGTAGGGCCCCATGGGTCGAGTGCGCTCGACGTTTACCTCTATTATATCCGCAGGGAGCGTGTGGCCCAGGGCCGCCGCCGTCCTCACGATCTCATCCATCAAGGCCCGCACCTCACGTTCGAGATCCGGGTCCGCGAGGATCTTGTCCGTCGTGATGCCTCCGGCGGCGATGGAGAGCCCGTTAAAAGGCACGTTCCAGACGAGTTTTCGCCAGCGAAGCTGCGCCAGGTCGTCTCCCAGCTCCGTATGAATACCGGCGGAGCGAAACAAGGCCTCGATTTCCCGTATACGCGCGGAAATGGGGCGCTGGAACTCGCCAAAGGCAATGCTCCCGGTGCGGAAGCACTCCACGATGCCAGGAGCCAGCCGGTTCACGCAAATGAAGCACAGGGCGCCCATCACGCGCTCCTCGCCAAAGAGCTGCGCGAAGGCGGCGTCCGCTCCCAAACCGTTCTGAAGTGTGAGGATTCCTGTGGCGGGACCCAGTAGCGGGCGAACGAGATGTTCGTAGTCTGCCTCAGCCGTCGTCTTCAACGCGACAATGACCAGGTCGACAGGGCCTATTTCCTCAGGCGACCCAAATGCCTTCGCCGGGTGAAGGTGTGCCTCGCCTTTCGGCCACTTCACGCTGAGTCCTTTCGCGCGCACCGCCGCCAGGTCCGACCGCATGAGAAAGGACACGTCCGCACCCGCCTGCGTGAGACGGGCGCCATAATAGCACCCGAGGGCGCCTGAGCCTACAATCGCGATTCTCATTTTGTATCCAAAAATAAACTACACCAACCCTACCTCGCTTACCCTGCTTGCCTCACTCATCCCGCTTACCCCTCTCTCTTTATCCTCCCGATTACCCATTCCTCGAACTCCTCGTCGAGGATCTCGAGAGGCAGGCCTCCGTTGCCGAGGAGGAAGTCATGGAAGGCGCGCAGGTCGAACGCCGCGCCCATCCTCGCTTGTGCTCTGGCGCGGAGTTTCTCGAGATGCAGCATGCCGATCTTGTAGGTGCAGGCCTGTGCGGGCATGACGATATAGCGTTCTATCTCCGAAACAACGGACGCCTCGGGCATGCCCGTCTTTTCCATCATGTAGGTGATGGCCTGCTGGCGGGTCCACCGTTTGGCGTGTATGCCCGTGTCGACCACAAGCCGGACCGACCGAAACAACTCCGCCCGAAGCCTGCCGAGCGAGCCGTAGGGATCGTTTGGATACAGGCCCATTTCCTCGGCCAGTTTCTCGGCGTAAAGAGCCCAGCCCTCGCCGTAGGCGGTGAACCAAAGTGTCCTGCGGAACACCGGCACGTCCTCCAGTTCGCCGGCAATCGCCAGTTGGAAGTGATGTCCCGGGACCGCTTCATGATAAGTGAGGGTCTTCATCCCCCACTGCTCCACCTCGGCCATGTCGCGTAGGTTGATCCAGAACACACCCGGCCGACTGCCATCGAGGGCCGGGGGCATGTAATAGGCGCCAGGGGCGGTGTCCTCCTTGAAATCGGGAACGCGGCGTACGTCCATCGGTGCTTTCGGGAGGCGCCCAAAAAAGCGCGGCGCGGCAGCGAGGGCCTCGTCGGTCAACTCCTTGTACCTGGCGAGAGCCTGGGTCCTACCAGCGTCCGTGTTGGGATAGAGAAAACGGGGGTCGCGCGAGAGTGTATCGAGCCATTCGCCCACCGACCGACCTTCGTGCTCTTGGGAGTCGAGAATCGCACGCATTTCCCTTTCGATGCGCGCCACCTCCTGTTCGCCGATTTGGTGGATCTCCTCGGGTGTCAGTGAGGTTGAGGTTTGGCTCTTCAGCAGGTGGGCGTAATAGGCGTCGCCATCGGGAAGCTTCCAAACCCCATCGTCTTCGCTCGCGGACTTTTCGAGGTCTTCCCACATTGCAAGGAGCCTTTCGTAGGCCGGGTACACCCCGCTCTCGACGAGTCGGGTGGCCTCCTGGATAAGGCCGGCTCTCTGCGCTTCGTCCACTTTTGGAAGTGATTTGAGGCGATCGGCGAAGGAGACCACGAGGACGTTCTCGCCAGGCGGTTTTGAAAGCAGTTCGCAAATCTGCTGGGACACTCGAACGAAGACGAACTTGGGGGGAAGGATCCCCCGCTCGGCGCGAGCCCTGACTGCCACTTCGAGCTCCGCAAACTTCCGCGGGAAGTCACGCAGGCGCGACAGGTAGTAGCCCGCGTCACGCCCGTCGGCGAGGGGGTGGAGGTTGACCAGGAAATCAGGCGTTTCGCTTTGTACGCCGAAAAGCTGGTTCATGGGGTAGTCATGGAAGGCGAATCGCTCGCCCGCCAATGCATCGTCGAGGTACCACTTTAGGACGCGGAGGGAGAGCCGTTCCTGGTGGGAGAGATTTCGGCCGCTGTAGGCTTCCACCTGCTCACGCACTCGGCGCATCTTCTCATAGCGGCCTGCCTGCTTCGCGAGAGAGAGGTCGTCCAGCTTTGCGTTGTGGCGACGGTAGCCGTAACGCTCGAGGAAGCCGTGAGCGGTCAGGGATTCAGGCTGGTCTGCAAACACCTCCAGGAAGGTCTTCGTGAAAAAGAGACGGAGACTCCAGGGGCGGAACCACAGGAGATTGATCGCAAAGATGCAGAACGAAAGGACGAGGAGTGCGGTGACGATCCAGAGCATCTTTGCGAGTGATTTCATGGGACACTACCTGGGGGTGGCCGCGTACTGTTCCATTCCTGAGCAGGAGCACACGAGGTTTCGGTCGCCGTAGACGTTGTCTACGCGCCCCACCGCCGGCCAGAATTTGTGCTCGCGCACCCATTCGGTCGGGAAGGCGGCCTGCTGCCTTGAGTACGGCCTGTCCCACGAGTCGGCGCCAATCACCTTCGCGGTGTGCGGGGAGTTCTTGAGCAGGTTGTTCTGCTTGTCGGCGGCGCCCGAGGCGACTGCCTCGATCTCGCCCGCGATCGAGATGAGCGCGTCACAAAAGCGCTTGAGCTCGACCAGAGACTCGGACTCCGTGGGCTCGATCATAAGCGTGCCTGCGACCGGCCAACTCATGGTGGGTGCATGGTAGTTGTAATCCTGCAGGCGCTTCGCGATGTCCTCCACCTCGATGCCATGTTTCTTGAAGCCGCGGCAGTCGATGATGCACTCGTGGGCCACAAGGCCCGAGGCGCCCTTGTAGAGCACCGGGTAGTGCGCCTCGAGGCGGCGCGCCACATAGTTGGCGTTGAGAATCGCAAGTTGCGTCGCATGCCGGAGCCCCGTTGCGCCCATCATGCGGATGTACATCCACGAGATCACCAGAATCGAAGCGGAGCCGTAAGGCGCCGCCGAGACGGCCCCTTGGTTGCGGCCGGCCACTGGGACAACGGCATGGCCGGGCAGGTACGGCACGAGGTGCTTTGCCACGCCGATGGGGCCGACGCCCGGGCCTCCTCCGCCGTGGGGGATGCAGAAGGTCTTGTGCAGGTTGAGGTGGCAGACGTCTGCGCCGATGAAGCCGGGCGAGGTCAGGCCGACCTGCGCGTTCATGTTCGCGCCGTCCATGTACACCTGGCCGCCGCGTTCGTGGATAATTGCGCAGATGTCGCGTATCGAGACTTCGAATACACCGTGGGTCGAGGGGTAGGTGACCATGAGCGCCGCGAGGTTTGCGGCATGCTGGTCGGCCTTGGCCCGGAGGTCGGCGACGTCGATGTTCCCCTGGGAGTCGCACGCCACCGGCACCACCTGCATGCCCGCCATGACGGCAGTCGCGGGATTGGTGCCGTGGGCGCTCGTGGGAATCAGGCAAATGTTGCGATGGCCTTCCCCGCGCGCCTGGTGGTACCCGCGGATCGCGAGAAGCCCCGCGTATTCTCCCTGGGAACCGGCGTTGGGCTGCAGCGACACGGCGGCGAAGCCGGTGATTTCCGAAAGCCAACTTTCCAACTGCGAGGTGAGGTCGGCATAACCAGCGGCCTGGTCGGCGGGAACAAACGGATGCAACTGCCCAAACTCAGGCCAGGTGACCGGCACCATCTCACTCGTGGCATTGAGCTTCATGGTGCACGAGCCGAGCGAGATCATCGAGTGGCACAGGGACAGGTCTCGCGATTCGAGGCGGCGGATATAGCGCAACATCTCATGTTCGCTATGGAAGCTGTTGAATACGGGATGGCTGAGGTAACCGCTCGTGCGGCCATGTGGTGCCGGCAGTTGAGCGGAGGACGCCTGCAACCCCGCGGGAGCGACACCCGTTTTGCCTGAGATGACCTGGACCAGGAGAGCGACCTCAGTCGAGCGCGTGGTCTCGTCGAGCGACACGCCCACCTGTGTCTTGCTGATCCGCCTGAGGTTGAGTCCGGAGGCGAGCGCGCGCGCATGGACTGCGTCTGCGTCGACGCCCTCGACGCAAAGGGTGTCGAATACCGGATTCCGATTGGTGACGATGCCAGCCGCCTCGATCTGGTCCTTCAGGCTGCGCGTGAGGAGGAGCACCCGGCGCGCGATGCGACGGAGCCCTTCGGGTCCATGATAGACCGCGTACATGGACGCGAGGACGGAAAGGAGTACCTGGGCCGTGCAGATGTTCGAGGTGGCCTTGTCGCGCCGGATGTGTTGCTCGCGCGTTCCCAGCGCCAGGCGCAGGGCCGGGTCACCTTGCGCATCCTTCGAGACGCCGACGAGTCGCCCTGGCATCTGCCGCTTGAACGCGTCTTTTGTGGCGAGGAAGCCCGCGTGCGGGCCGCCGAAGCCGAAAGGAACGCCGAACCGTTGGGCTGAGCCCACGGCGACGTCTGCCCCGAGTTCACCCGGGGGACGCAAGAGCGTGAGAGCAAGCAGATCTGTGGCCACGACGGCTAGAGCGCCAGCGGCATGGACTTTGGCGATGAAGCCTGTCGGGTCGATAATGTTGCCAAACGTGTCGGGGTACTGGAAGAGCGCGCCGCAGTATGTCGCGTCGAAAGACGCGGAGCCCAACGTGCCCACCACCACCGTCAGCCCGAGCGGCTCGGCGCGGGTGCGCACGAGGTCGATGGTCTGGGGGTGACAGGCGTCGCTCACAAAGAACCGGGTGCGTGCGTCGTCCGCCACCACGCGGGAGCAGAGTGCCATCGCTTCAGCCGCGGCCGTGCCCTCGTCGAGGAGCGAGGCGTTGGCGATGTCGAGCGCACACAGGTCGCAAACCATTGTCTGGAAGTTGAGGAGCGCCTCGAGCCGGCCCTGCGAAATCTCCGCCTGGTAAGGGGTGTAAGCAGTGTACCACGCGGGGTTTTCGAGAATATTCCTCTGAACCACGCCGGGGAGTGTCGTGCCGTAGTATCCCTGGCCGATGAAGCTGCGGAGGAGGCGGTTCT belongs to Opitutaceae bacterium and includes:
- a CDS encoding Rrf2 family transcriptional regulator; protein product: MKLSVKVDYACRVLAQLARQRGAEELAHIEDLARIEAVPANYLVQILSELRNGGLITSRRGKQGGYALARSPDEITLLDIVRVIEGELLEITPVGEGQSARRVNQVWQDVRQSLEEKAKSITLDRIAVRNNEEMYYI
- a CDS encoding C4-type zinc ribbon domain-containing protein gives rise to the protein MRHPALEALLILQDRDTKRLGLVAQLQAVPRDVATVEQKITSEKAAIETAKAEWQGLEAKKKALENEIGSAEQKLAKYKTQQASVRKNDEYQALGHEIDTTQAAIAAFEEQELGIMYQIDEAKKRFAAAEAELKKNISGHEAKLKALREREGNLKAELKGAEDEVAKARAPLPEPVVRQYDRIGLRTQPVVTALRGGKCTGCHLKVSSEVESDSRKGEKLATCDQCGRIVWFDL
- a CDS encoding 2-dehydropantoate 2-reductase, producing MRIAIVGSGALGCYYGARLTQAGADVSFLMRSDLAAVRAKGLSVKWPKGEAHLHPAKAFGSPEEIGPVDLVIVALKTTAEADYEHLVRPLLGPATGILTLQNGLGADAAFAQLFGEERVMGALCFICVNRLAPGIVECFRTGSIAFGEFQRPISARIREIEALFRSAGIHTELGDDLAQLRWRKLVWNVPFNGLSIAAGGITTDKILADPDLEREVRALMDEIVRTAAALGHTLPADIIEVNVERTRPMGPYKPSSLIDYLAGREVEVESIWGEPLRAAKAAGVATPRLAALYQKLQNTAPSRGSA
- a CDS encoding DUF885 domain-containing protein translates to MKSLAKMLWIVTALLVLSFCIFAINLLWFRPWSLRLFFTKTFLEVFADQPESLTAHGFLERYGYRRHNAKLDDLSLAKQAGRYEKMRRVREQVEAYSGRNLSHQERLSLRVLKWYLDDALAGERFAFHDYPMNQLFGVQSETPDFLVNLHPLADGRDAGYYLSRLRDFPRKFAELEVAVRARAERGILPPKFVFVRVSQQICELLSKPPGENVLVVSFADRLKSLPKVDEAQRAGLIQEATRLVESGVYPAYERLLAMWEDLEKSASEDDGVWKLPDGDAYYAHLLKSQTSTSLTPEEIHQIGEQEVARIEREMRAILDSQEHEGRSVGEWLDTLSRDPRFLYPNTDAGRTQALARYKELTDEALAAAPRFFGRLPKAPMDVRRVPDFKEDTAPGAYYMPPALDGSRPGVFWINLRDMAEVEQWGMKTLTYHEAVPGHHFQLAIAGELEDVPVFRRTLWFTAYGEGWALYAEKLAEEMGLYPNDPYGSLGRLRAELFRSVRLVVDTGIHAKRWTRQQAITYMMEKTGMPEASVVSEIERYIVMPAQACTYKIGMLHLEKLRARAQARMGAAFDLRAFHDFLLGNGGLPLEILDEEFEEWVIGRIKREG